One genomic region from Colius striatus isolate bColStr4 chromosome 26 unlocalized genomic scaffold, bColStr4.1.hap1 SUPER_26_unloc_1, whole genome shotgun sequence encodes:
- the PPP1R13L gene encoding LOW QUALITY PROTEIN: relA-associated inhibitor (The sequence of the model RefSeq protein was modified relative to this genomic sequence to represent the inferred CDS: deleted 3 bases in 3 codons), protein MASERLSSAQDLLDLTFQSLAMQHMDLKQVELDSAVAKVDELSRQLESLWSDSPGPPKEQFRTLSPRSLLLDPPDFLGETLGVPNSPRGPPQDRAPSPRPKVLAVPYEGLALPSPGGGGTGAGGGGRAPSPRLHRPYELLGFGGGSPRIGEGVCAPPAPPPYELQGLYPTIWAQDDSVLKRRPQKSWNESDLDVAYEKKPPNSGGYERTTEGQPGARPPPLSLALAPWRESSLDGHKDGTYGGGHSATLPRNYKVSPLAGGGRGGGGPFRRSAPTPPGARGWPQSQQPVSRIPVPPPAGRPPPRHKPLPLSVIFKLQNAFWEQGGWGGEGGAGGGFRGLPLGPSPSPSPPPSAASRGPQKLPPLPQGPPPALPGEAPSRADPSPGDAEPELERFLQGGGLEGDPLSRPLSPTRLQPVLPPEAQRDPEFGEVARVLAQMPRPLKRRGSMEQSPGALVPPPRSRQYRQLISRLLHRAPAPRGPLPGFLPFPSSSSSSSSSPPGDAPEAPTPAPPTPEPLSPCPVPQELRSALRDPSCPRRRAAGAHVRLDPLVLLLDAALSGELDVVQQAVAELQDPSQPNEEGITALHNAICGANHHVVQFLIASGADVNSPDSHGWTPLHCAASCNDTSVCVALVRHGAAVFASTGSDGSLALDKCDPYRDGYVDCYSYLSEVEQSMGVQNSGVVYALWDYSAALGDELSFREGEAVTVLRRQHRDELDWWWGSLYGHEGLVPRNYFGLFPRVRPQRKKE, encoded by the exons ATGGCGAGTGAGAGGCTGAGCAGCGCTCAGGACCTGCTGGATCTGACCTTCCAGT ccctggccatgCAGCACATGGACCTGAAGCAGGTTGAGCTGGACTCAGCTGTGGCCAAAGTGGATGAATTGTCCCGACAGCTCGAATCCCTTTGGAGTGACAGCCCTGGGCCCCCcaag gAGCAGTTTAGGACCCTCAGCCCCAGGAGCCTGCTACTGGACCCCCCTGATTTTTTGGGGGAGACTTTGGGGGTCCCCAATTCTCCTCGTGGCCCCCCCCAGGATCGGGCCCCATCCCCCAGACCCAAAGTCTTGGCAGTGCCCTATGAAGGGTTGGCACTGCCAAGCCCTGGcggggggggcacaggggcaggaggggggggtcgagccccctccccacgtcTCCATCGACCTTATGAGCTGTTGGGGTTCGGGGGGGGGTCCCCTCGaattggggagggggtttgtgcCCCCCCTGCACCTCCCCCCTATGAGCTGCAGGGGCTGTACCCCACCATCTGGGCACAGG acGATTCAGTGCTCAAGCGGCGGCCCCAGAAGAGCTGGAACGAGTCTGACCTGGACGTGGCTTATGAGAAGAAACCCCCCAACTCGGGGGGCTACGAGC GTACCACCGAGGGGCAACCAGGGGCACGACCCCCCCCCTTGAGCTTGGCTCTGGCACCTTGGAGGGAATCGAGCTTGGATGGGCACAAG GATGGCACCTACGGGGGTGGGCACAGCGCCACCCTCCCTCGGAACTACAAAGTGTCGCCCctggcggggggggggaggggggggggaggcCCT TTCCGCCGCTCAGCGCCCACCCCCCCGGGGGCCCGGGGCTGGCCCCAGTCCCAGCAGCCCGTGTCCCGCATCCCCGTGCCCCCCCCCGCCGGGAgaccccccccccgccacaagcctttgcccctctccgtcatctTCAAGCTGCAAAACGCCTTCTGGGAgcagggggggtgggggggggaagggggggctgggggggggttTCGGGGGCTCCCCCTTGGCCCCTCCCCCTCTCCGTCCCCCCCACCTTCAGCCGCCTCTCGGGGACCCCAAAagctgccgccgctgccccaGGGGCCGCCCCCGGCGCTGCCAGGGGAAG CCCCTTCCCGAGCCGACCCCTCCCCAGGCGATGCCGAACCGGAGCTGGAGCGTTTCCTCCAGGGGGGGGGTCTCGAAGGCGACCCCCTGAGCCGCCCGCTGAGCCCCACCCGGCTCCAGCCCGTCCTG CCCCCCGAAGCGCAGCGAGACCCCGAGTTCGGGGAGGTCGCTCGTGTGTTGGCTCAGATGCCGCGACCCCTCAAGCGCCGGGGCTCGATGGAACAGAGCCCGGGAGCTCTGGTGCCGCCCCCCCGCTCCCGCCAGTACCGGCAGCTCATCAGCCGCCTCCTGCACCGGGCCCCCGCCCCCCGCGGCCCCCTCCCCggcttcctccccttc ccctcctcctcctcctcctcctcctcctcaccccccGGGGATGCGCCCGAGGCACCGACCCCAGCGCCGCCG ACCCCTGAGCCCCTGTCCCCGTGCCCTGTGCCCCAGGAGCTGCGCTCTGCCCTGCGGGACCCCTCGTGCCCCCGGCGCCGGGCGGCCGGTGCCCACGTGCGCCTGGACccgctggtgctgctgctggacgCGGCGCTGAGCGGGGAGCTGGACGTGGTGCagcaggctgtggctgag ctgcaggacccCAGCCAGCCCAACGAGGAGGGCATCACTGCCCTGCACAATGCCATCTGTGGCGCCAACCACCACGTGGTGCAGTTCCTCATCGCCAGCGGCGCCGACGTCAACTCCCCCGACAGCCACGGCTG GACCCCCCTGCACTGCGCAGCCTCGTGCAATGACACCAGTGTGTGCGTGGCCCTGGTGCGCCACGGCGCCGCCGTGTTCGCCAGCACGGGCAGCGACGGCAGCCTGGCACTGGACAAGTGTGACCCCTACCGGGACGGCTACGTCGACTGCTACAGCTACCTCAGCg AGGTGGAGCAGAGCATGGGGGTGCAGAACAGCGGCGTGGTTTACGCTCTCTGGGACTACAGCGCTGCCCTGGGGGACGAGTTGTCCTTCCGTGAGGGCGAGGCCGTGACCGTCCTGCGGCGGCAGCACCGCGACGAGCTCGACTGGTGGTGGGGGTCCCTCTACGGCCACGAGGGGCTGGTGCCCAGGAACTACTTTGGG ctctTCCCCAGGGTGAGgccacagaggaagaaagagtgA
- the LOC133629025 gene encoding LOW QUALITY PROTEIN: cytochrome c oxidase subunit 7A1, mitochondrial-like (The sequence of the model RefSeq protein was modified relative to this genomic sequence to represent the inferred CDS: deleted 1 base in 1 codon) — MRVLRGAPLWLLRSLAPPPTPPRRFLNRVPEHQKLFQEDNGLPVHLKGGAKDSALYRVTTVLCTAGSCYALWALLQASRPKKN; from the exons ATGCGGGTCCTGCGG ggcGCCCCCCTGTGGCTGCTTCGTTCCTTggcccctccccccaccccccccaggAGGTTCCTCAACAGAGTCCCTGAGCACCAGAAGCTgtttcag GAGGACAATGGGCTGCCAGTGCATCTGAAG GGGGGGGCCAAGGACTCAGCCCTGTATCGAGTCACCACGGTGCTGTGCACGGCTG GTAGCTGCTAcgccctctgggctctgctccaggcCTCCAGGCCCAAGAAGAACTGA